From the Lemur catta isolate mLemCat1 chromosome 1, mLemCat1.pri, whole genome shotgun sequence genome, the window ATAGCATCAGCCACAGAACTTTATGTACAAAGGATGTCACATCCGAGACACACATCTGAGATTTCAAGTTTTTCCAATCTGATATTCCGCATTTATTCTCCGTAACTACATTCTAGAAGTGACTCTAAGCCCTAGCTTTTAAACAAGAGGTTTAAGGATTTCATGATCTAGCTAACCAGTGACATCTTTGTCTTCTTAGATCTAAGGCAAGGATATCATATACCTACCACCTCACAGTAAATATCACCATTAAACAGTCTTTTCTGCTGCTCAGAATCTATTATCAAGAGCTTTTCAAGTAGATATTACAAATCATTCAGAGTTAGTGCTTGTGTTGAAACTGGGCTGAGAAATTTCTTCTTAAGCTTGGATAGTGTGCCTTCCTTTCAATCAGGGATTATGTTCTGTTCCTCGTCTGCATTTTCTGCTGTTTCTTGGACTCGAACATCCTTTCACTATTTgcttcctgtatttttaaaatgctatttggAGTTACAGACATCCACCCTTGCACACTCAGTTTGAATCACAAATGGCACTTCTTACAAAGACATTTGTAAACATTTCTTCTCTCTTACTACACTTTTAAGCACTATGGTTTGGACTGCTCcgtatttccattaaaaataatctaatgaaTATGTGCTGTCGTGTTCTTTTCACTTAAACTTATTTTATGTAATACTTTTTCCTACATCTGTGTATCacatataatactatattttgcTTAACTATACATATCTCTGGGCTTCTGCTtgtcagaatattttaaaaggagtCAGATTCTGTAGTGTGGTTCCCATTATTTAACAATTATTGGCTACTGAGGTCTCATTTTGATTGACAGACCTTAATTAGAAGAGGTGACCcatttgcctgtttttctttagACCCTGTTTTCTACTTGGAACACATTCAATAACATGACTCAGAAAATATGAAGGTACTCCCATTTCTAGGACCATGATAAATATGTGACATCTTTATCAGCTTGGGGTGAGCTGTCAGTTGGAAGCTGCACGTTCAGCTAAAGCTGAATAACTCATTAAGGTCATTGGCTGTGGTTTTTTTCGATCAGATGAAATCCTTAAGTAGATTTTTTACGTGCTAGCTTTTCTTTAGAGTTTTAGTATTCTATATCTGAACAAGATTTGGTTCTTCTCATATTTAAGATTTTAGATGAATTCTCACTGACTAGAAGAAAAGCCTCTTAGAGAGGCAAGAAGACGCTGATTCTCAGATCCTTTAACTTCAGTGGGAAAGACACTGCATCTCTGATTTATAGGATAGGAatcttcctttcctgtcttcaTTCTGTTCCCTGATACGCTGGCTGTGATATGTCACTGGTGATATAATGTATACTAGAAGCATGTTAAGTGTATTTTGATGACAAGTAAGGTGATACTAGGAAAGCTTATTTAGTTTTTATGAATAATTAAGCTTTGTGATTATGATTTGACTTGTGATTtgatctaaagaaaataaatacattttaatataataaaaatgtcagaGTATAATGTATAAATGAGATTCATAAAATAGAACCTTAAGGCACAGCATTGCTTCCTTGGTCCTTATCAGTTTGGCTTTCTGGATTAGCTGGGTCAGCATTCTTTTAATAGAATTTACTGTGATAATGGACATGTTCTATAATCCGTGCTGTCGGGTGCAGCACTAGCCACAAGCCACATGTTAGCTGGgtagcacttgaaatgtgactaatACAACTTGAGGaactgaatttgaaattttatttaattaatataaatttaatttgctaTATATAACTAGTGATTACCATATTGGACAACACAGATCTGCATTATTTTGGTAGggacaaaaatatctttttaatctAGCAGAGTTATAATCAACTTCAAGTTCGCCAAATGCCTGTTTACATAGTAATGACAAAATGAGATCATGGGAAATCACTGGAGGCCTATGATTGCAAGTGACATTGGTACAGAggtgttaacattttttatagagtcagtttttgtagagatttttatagAGTCTGCATATTTACTTACTTTAATTAGGAATGTTATACAAGTGATACAggtcaaaatggaaaataaaacagtaaaataatacattcacttctacaaatattttttggattCCTCCAGACCAGATACTGTGTTATACTCGAAGCAGTGGTGGTACATATTTCACAGCCAAATAGTCCTCTCTTTTACCTGTCACACCTTCTCTAATAGATGACTGGTTTGGGGGGTTTTCCCATTTGAACAGATAGATGTAACATTAGAATGCTTTTCAGTAGAGTGCTAGCAAAAGTAGCATAGGAGGTGAAACATGATGTTACTCTCTCTCCACTTAGAAGTACAAAAGTAAATAAGACACATCCTCCCCTCAAGGAGATCAATCACATTCTAATAGGGAGCTATGCTTAACAAGTAGATTATAAAGTATGTGCAGAAAATAGCACAAAAGAAAGGGAGTGACCTTAGAGCAGGATTTTTTAACCTTGGAGCCACAAGCTTTTAGGGGTCATATTTGAATTACCTATAATTTATACAAAACGTATGTTTATTACATAATCTTTTTCTGGGGAGTAGATTCACAGCTTCTAAAAAAGACGAAAGTGGTTAAAGAACCACTTCTTGGGTAGGAGACAGTCAAGAAAGGATTCTAAAAGAGTGGTATCatgttaaaaagattaaatagaCATTTGCCTATTTGATGGGCAAACAAAATAGCTAATATAAAGGGCTGAAGTCATGAAATATCATGCTGTATGACATATGAAATTTGATATTACTAGATCGTAAAGTACTGATGACACTGGAGAGACTAGGAAAAAAGGGCTCTCAACCATTGTAAGGCTTTGAACTCTAAGGTTAATAGAAGAAATTAAGTAAACAGAAGATGTGAGACAAGTTTTGATGTCAAGctgtttaatattttccttatatttatatCAACCTAGCTTAATTTTGGTAAGTAATTGAATGACATTTGATAATAGAATATAGAGCAGTGGTGCTTGCCAACAGATCGAAGAAATAAACCTCATATTTCCATCACCATGACAGTGATTTTCATGGGGGAGCAAACCTCCTTGGCAGGAAATGTACTCACTGAACAATAGCTGTTTAACAAGTCAAGTAAccttaatctgaaaattcaaaatctgaaatgctcaaAAATTTGAGTGAGCACCAACACGATGCCAcaggtggaaaattccacacctcaCCTCAGGATGGATCTCAgccaaaactttgtttcatgcacaatattatttaaaatatcatataaaattaccttcaggctatatgtataaagtatatatgaaacaaattaatttcatgtttagatGTGGGTCCTATCTCAAGATGTCTCGttatgtgtatgcaaatattccaaaatctgaaacacttctgattccaagcattttgaataaagGATACTCAGCCTGTACTGTTACTAGTTGCGGTTTCTAACACTTCTGCTTTAAATACCACTCCCTGAGCTGTGGGTAAAGTACCtaaataatctataaaataggacttaaatattctagaaaaaaatcatatttaaagacCGTATCCTTTTATATTATGTCAAACTATATGAAATTACTGCTATGTGATGACTTTTGAGCTACAGAAATGGCACTTTCACATGTTTCAGTCCCATATATTCAGTGATCTCTTTATGTTCTTAATAATGGTCTTCTAGTTGATTTGCTAaaaggaggggcagaggagatCACATTTGTTGTCTTTAATCACTTAtgtctattaatatattcacagtaAAGATAATCTCCTTTCTTTAAATGTGGAAGACATATGTATAAGCTTAGATTATTTGTGGCTCTGAAaacaaaatctttatttctttagaaaatacaaGGTCTTGTTTTTATCCAGACATCTGGGAGAGGTTTTTGTCGGTGAATTCACATAGTAAATGATTGCTTATGGTTCCTTCTGTCAGCTTTTTGTTTGGATGCTGAGCAGCCTGATTATGATTTGGATTCCGAAGATGAAGTATTTgtaaataaactgaaaaagaaaatggacatcTGCCCATTGCAGTTTGAAGAGATGATTGACCGTCTAGAAAAAGGAAGTGGTCAGCAGGTACAACTTCATTTATATaagtgtgtatgtgcatattCTATGTACATATCTGCATTATATGGAAGAAGTATAATATTGGGAGGGTGAGGTAAGCAAGCAGGCTTTGGAATTAAAAAGCATGGATTCAAATGTCATCTCTGCCTGTTAACTAACTTGTGTAATTTTGGACAATATGTTTAAATTTCCCTGTACCTAAAATTCCTCAGaattgttgtaaaaattaaataaaataatgtatataaaatacctagCTCAATGACTGACATGTATAAGGTATTCCATGTAAGTTTGCTGTTTGTTAATACTGTTGTAATTTTGATTGTCATTTAAATCTAACAGTAAATACTTTCGAaccttacatatttattatatgaaaatgaCATAATGATTTTACATTTAGCCAGTCAGTCTGCAGGAAGCCAAACTACTGCTAAAAGAAGATGATGAATTAATTAGAGAAGTTTATGAGTACtggattaaaaagagaaaaaactgtcGAGGGCCATCTCTTATACCATCAGTAAAACAAGAGAAGAGAGATGGTTCCAGCACAAATGATCCTTATGTGGCTTTTAGAAGACGTACTGAAAAAATGCAGACTCGAAAAGTAAGTGAATTTGAGGATTTTTTGgtaatctttttaatataagaaatattatttatagtcATGCATATCTTAATACTGTTTAATTTGTGCTTTAATATGGCATTCTACACAATTATAATTAAAAgtattagtttaaaataaatcaacCTTAAGATTTATTATGAAGCtgttaatgatatattttaatgttaatacatttaaaaattatatacaaaattgaTTTCCTGGTGATCCATGCTCCTTTTCAGTATctttaaattctaatttaacccttcaaatatataatttttatgtatcagtAACTATGCTCACAGTGCCACTAGTTAGAAATACTTATTGACGTTAAGCAACTTCATATTTGCAGAATCGCAAAAATGATGAAGCctcttatgaaaaaatgcttaagcTGCGTCGAGATCTAAGTCGAGCTGTTACTATTCTAGAGATGATAAAAAGACGAGAAAAGAGTAAAAGGGAGCTATTACACTTAACACTGGAAATTATGGAAAAGAGGTAAGGTATATTTTAATAGCATTAGGAAATATAGTACCATCAATGTTTTGTATATtgagttaatttctttcttatgcaATTATCTGTAAATACAGAAATATCTTCTCTTAATAACAGAGACTGTTTAAATGTGTGGTGTGATGTTATTCTTTGTATAATTTTGCATGtgttcctctattttttttaaacgtGACTGGGTTCACTAAAGTTAAACTGTACCAAGTATTTccatttcaaagtctttttttttttttttctagtcctTATGTTTATGTTGTGTGCAGGACTGTGAGGAAAAGAACATTTGTcaattctaaagtttattttatttacttgataatactgattgtttttaaatatatttataatttaaaatacggggtttttaagtagaaaagtataaagaaggaagagaaaaggccCATAAATCTTCACACTCAACCGTTTGGCAAGGTACTTAATGAAAACTTCAAGCCTCCCTGCCCTGTTTCTCAGTCCCTTTCCCCACAGAAAACCATTGTTAAATTTCTTGTGattccttttagaaaaataagaaaattgcacAGGCTAAATTATCTAgccttagaaaaaaaataaaaagaagaattgaaaaaaaaaagaaaattgcacagGCAATTCTAATTATCAGAAAGTTCCTGAGCACCATTTTTAGGTATTAATTTCAACTCCACCAAATCTTTCACCAAAATTGCTAAGTTAAAAttccaacttttggttttgttttccacaGTCTTTCTATGTATGTGCCAAGATAATCCAACCacatagaagaaagaaataaaaggaattatgtattctttcattttaatagacatttagCCAATAGTCACGGTTTAACTGTAATCTTGCCTTAGGTCTCATTGATGTTTATAATCGTACCAGAGTCAGTTGTTAATGTTCATATAAGGAAAAGTActcaaaaactttttaaactttcttcttttttcagctTCGTAGgtataattgacaagtaaaaattatatattttgtaagttgatcaaagggtacaaacttacAGTTAAGAAACAAATAcgttctggagacctaatgtatAGCATGGTTAATAACAGTgcattgtatacttaaaatttgctaaaagagtatATCTTAAGTAatctcatctctctctgtctcacacacacagagggtAACTCTGTGAAgtgatagatatattaattagcttgattgtggtaatcatttcacaatgtatatgtatatcagaaCAGCACATTATATAcactgaaaatatataattttaacttttttttttttttattttaggtataaTTTGGGTGACTACAATGGAGAGATCATGTCTGAGGTTATGGCACAGAGACAGCCAGTGAAACCTACGTACACCATCCCCATCATTCCTATTGCTAATAGCAGTCAGTTTAAACATCAGGAAGCAATGGATGTGAAGGAGTTCAAAGTTAATAAGGTGACTAAAGTTTTCGTGATAATAGTATATGATAATGGGGTGGGATTTATATCATTAGAGTaagggtaaaaaagaaaaatacatataaacccTACTATGAAGTATGCTGCAAGACTTTACCGATTATGGCATAttaggaagaaaagcagaaatttataattaaaattttatttttgtttctgttattttcttataAAGGGAAGATTTGGTTATGAAGGGAATATTCCTTTGTtaataaaaggaatattttacTAGTTGTAGATTATGATGTATTGAAATAATTCATACAAAATATGGAGGTTTAGGGAGAAGGACATAAAATCCCTCAGGATGAGTATATCTCATCTTTTGTGGACACATCAGTGTGTAAGAAGGAACTGAGGTATCTCTTTTTAGTAGTTTGATAATGGTTtacaaatggaaatatttgaCAAATTAGTACTTTATCAAATACTTCACAACTTGTGAAGAATAAAATTGTTAAGGAGAAGTACAATTAGTGAAGGGAAATAAAGGAGTGAATTAAGTGGCACCTTCGTGGAAAGTGTGCATCATCTGGGAAAAAAGTATATTGTGTAATTTTTGTGtgaaatttttcatgaaacttAATATTCACCATGTTGGTTCAGTTTGGGGAGTGGGTGAGTCTACCATCAGTTTTATCTCCCATGTTGGTTAATATCatgtttctgtaatttttttattgttgtgaaACAGACCTTCAAACCTGAATGTACAATTTGGCATACCAGTTAGAGTGATGATTGCCCTAGcctggaatttttatttctatttattttttgtcatgttGAGCAGTCAGGGACTACTTTGTGAGAATACAtggacattttaattaaaaaaatagtggtGGGAAGGTGGGTAGGAGAATAAAGAGTTATTCTCTTTGATAATCTAGAAAGTTAGGGGTATGCTCCAAAATAGTTTCCTATATTAAAAAaagcacatatttatttaaactttgtatttatctaaattttgttctatatttataatttattattcctaaatatgtttttaaaatttaatagaattttcCCACTTTTAGTATTTTAACTCTGTGGTCCCCTTGCCTGACTGTGTAAACTATTTCAGTATTATccttcagattttttattttaagattaaattcTTTTAATTGGCCTATTTTATGCTTTCTTCTATATGTGCCAGAAGTGTGAGCCCTCACACTTGAAAGTGATTTAGtttaaattattccaaattaAGACAGAATTATTAATGGAGCTTCTATTACcttgataatttttattgtagtttAAGTAATTGGATCCCAGAGTTTATTCAATAAGATGAAGCTTCTGAATTATAAGAAAAGTAATAGGTAATAACATACTATGGCACTGTTCTAGCTGACCATTGGTATTAactcttaaataatattttgcacTGCCATAGCAAGCTTTTGATTCAAGTTTGTCCTGTCAATACAGCAGAAGAAATTGTAGAGAGATGccttatattaggttattaagtatgaaatgtccaatttccttaaatactaagctTGACCGTTGATatcactgacatttcactttgacacttcttgttttatttttattgtggagatcctcattctttcaaatgcacggtttggcttgtgattatttttcagatttttttagagaaacttttgtgaaaccatggttaagtcaaaaattaatgttattttaaaatacgagttccattgtggaacaaatgctgtgcagacagctcTAAATGTCTACGAAGTGTtttggaaggatgtggctaatgaacacatagtacgtcaatggtttgagaggttctgttctggtgattttaatcttgaaaatgagccacatgggcaccctgagaccaaggtggataatgatgagctgaaagctgtagtggaagtgaatccatctcaacctacctgtgaattagcagcaaggtttgacgttactattccaacagtattggatcatttgaaacaaatgggcaaggtaaagaaactgaatagATGGGTGGATACCGCgtgaattaaacgagtgtcagaagagaaattgtcttgaagcttgcctttctttgctgtcacgacataaaggcgaaccatttctagaCGTTATTGTCACgcgtgatgaaaaatggattctttttgacaatcgagAGTGTTtagcacaatgattggataaagatgaagtgctgaaacacagtctaaaaccaaatattcatctaaaaaagctaatggtgtttgatggtccagtgctggtattatccactacagcttcatgaaacccagtcagttgattacagcggatgtctgctgcaaccagttggatgaaatgataaggatgcttgcgattaagcagctgagattggtcactagagacaggccaatcttcttgcaaggcAACACTCAACTATGTGTCGCACacacaacgctgctcaaactacagaggctggacctGGAAACTATCTGCCATCCGCCACattcactagaccttgcaccgactgactaccacttcttccaggctttggaccacttcttgcaaggaaaaatactcaattctcaacaagctgtggaaaatgccttttgtgatttcatcgccactcactctccaggcttgtTGCTAccggcataaacaagctacctttatagtttaggcacataatttgattaattgtactgcttcttgtatgagatataataaactaaacttttgactcgaaattggacattttgtATTTAGTAGTTAATATCTCCCAAAAAACTGTAATGCCATGAACTACATATACTTAATGTAAACATGTAGCATATTTAAATAACCATGATACTTGCCATGATCTTTTTCTTCCcagcaaatataatttttatctctgttcTTCCTTACCTGTTAATTGCCTGCACATCAAATCCATACTGCTAACCTTTGCTATCATCTGCAATACATATTGTAATGTGTGCTGTGTTCCATCAACTCAGTCTTTCCTGCCTTGGTGTTTTATCCTTGTGTTTCCCCCGATTTAGTGACTTCATATCTTTATCCTCTAAAGCTGCTCAAAATTCACCACTCCAAAAAGCCTTCATTGTTCCAACTACCAAATCCTTACagctctgtgtttctttttttattgagacagagtctcactttgttgcccaggctagagtgagtgccgtggcatcagcctagctcacagcaacctcagactcctcggcttaagcgatcctactgcctcagcctcccaagtagctgggactacaggcatgcaacactatgcccggctaattttttctatatatatttttagttgtccatataatttctttctatttttagtagagatgggatctcgctcttgctgaggctggtctcgaactcctgacctcgagcgatccacccgcctcggcctcccagagtgctaggattacaggtgtgagccaccacgcccggccagctCTGTGTTTCTATAACCCCTCAGCATTGTGGCTTTATTTTCCACTATGTTAACAGTTATCTGTAGTTTGCTTTGTGTATATATaagattgttttcattattattgccTTTATATTGATTTGTTATTTCTTGAGAGTAAGGATGAGACATccgtttttaaaaattttctcctagaatttccataggaaatttagaaaaagtAGATAAGCCAGTGGTAAATACTAATTGCAGTTATAGGACTTCAGAAGCTAGAGAATTGGCATTCTCTCCTTTTGCTTGAATGGAAACAAAATAGTTTTATAGGATTATGTTTAGAATGTAGGACATATTCATGCTTTCACAGAGGCCAGCTTTTCTAAGACTTTACAATGGAAGATGGCCAAACATAAGACTCCTGTGTCTTTAGTGAGTATGAATGCCTTCATTATAGcaataaacttgttttttaaatttctaaaaaaactGCAAGTTTGTCAAACATGGTTTCTGGTGAATGATTAATTGACTTTTTGTTGCAGCAAGATAAAGCCGATCTTATCCGACCGAAACGGAAATATGAAAAGAAGCCCAAAGTCTTACCATCGTCTGCTGCTGCTCCCCAACAGACGAGTCCTGCTGCACTGCCCGTCTTTAACGCTAAAGATCTGAATCAGTATGACTTTCCCAGCTCGGACGAAGAACCTGTCTCCCAGGTAGAAATAAGAATTTCTCTGTAAATATAGGGGAGGAATGTAAGAAGTCACATATTTGacctactttattttatttaaaggtttTGTCTGGCTCTTCAGAAGCTGAGGAAGAGAATGATCCTGATGGTCCTTTTGCTTTCCGTAGGAAGGCAGGGTGTCAGTACTATGCTGTAAGTGTCAgactctctttttaaataaaacctgcTTACCTTTAATTGgcagaataaaataatttggattttttttcaagccTCACTTAGACCAAACTGGCAACTGGCCTTGGACTAGTCCTGAAGATGGAGGATTAGGGGATGTGCGATACAGATACTGCTTAACTACTCTCACCGTACCCCAAAGGTGTATTGGATTTGCACGAAGACGGGTTGGGCGTGGTGGAAGGTAAGATATTTCTGTATTCCTACCTAGTATAGGGCTGTTTTGGGTAATCGAATCTAAAATTTAAAGCCGGGTAATCTTTTTAAACAGCTCATTACTTCCTGTTTGCTGTTCTTACCTGATTTGTTGACTAAAATAGTTTTGCCACTTTGCTACCTGGTTCTTACACAATCATAGCTTTTAATACATAACTCTAATAGGCCCCCCAAAGGATCTGCTTTTCTCCCCAAGATTGAAAACCTCAGATAAATTATCAAGAGATAGAGAATTCTGAGGAAAGGCAACAGATGAAAACAATTGTAATTCATGATTGCACACGTTGTATTATGttaaagaaactacaaaaagttGTTTGGGGAATTCTGAGAGATACTGGGAAAGGGGATAAAATGTACCCAGAATTGTCACCTTACCTAACACAATGGATTGCTGAGCTGGTCAGGGAAGGGGATCTGTGCACGACCCATCCTGACATCCCAGCCTGTCAGGATCTACTTGCCCTTCCTTTGTTCAAACCTGGCAGGACTCCTTTATATTCCGCTTGCCTTTGTGTGAGAAGTTGTTTGGGGGGGGAGCAAAGGAATTGCAGaacacaaacacaaagaaaaggaaagacattaatgtataaatacagaaaaaaattaaaaggcaaaacagaaaaatggtaTCAAGGTGCTTTCAGGAAGAAACCCAAgggtataatttataataaattaatagattatacataggtttcttcatttttagttcTTAATTTCAGGTTTTAATCTCTTAAATATTAGTGTAGGATTATCTGAgaactaaaataacattttatttagtcaTTACAATGTCGTTATGTTGACATCGGTAGTAGTAAAAATTCACATTGGCTATACTTTATTACTAGCATTAATCAGTGTTAGCATGTTGAGATGGAGTCATTTGTAAAGTTTATATAAATAGCATAAAAATGTATCctatagccaggcatggtgagtCACACCTATAATCCGCCtaacttgggagactgagacgggagaatcacttgaggccaggagtgcaagaccccgcctctgaaaaattatttaaaaattagctggattaGCCAGGTATTTTGTATTATATTAGCTACTGTATTAGTTAATACGGTAGCGTGCCTGTAGTCCaggctactcgggatgctgaggcaggaggatcgcttgagcccaggaattcgaggcttcAGTGACctgtgatcatgctactgcactccagcttaggcaatggagcgagaccctgtctcttaatggggaaaaaaagaaatatatataaatgtatatatgtatcctCTAGAGTAATAGCtctcaaatattttgtttataagaaattttaatcGTATATAATATCACGTCTtctgcttttctccttccttcccctttgccTCCCAAAAGAATGAAGTTTTTGCTTAAATATGAAACAtgtcagcaatattttataaaatgtttgttttggtGCTTTGAAATGGAAGTGAAACTCTTtggttgaaaataatttgaaaaaagaacCTTTATTAGAAAGTGAGATTTTAGCCTAAATACTGAAGTAATCAACTTTGTAGCTTTTAAATATTCAGTATGAGTTGGCTTTTTGGGAgttggggaagagaaagaaaaaccttttttatataatctttgaatagctattttaaatatatgtttcgtgttttatttttaatagggtCTTACTAGACAGAGCCCATTCAGACTATGACAGCATGTTTCGCCATCTGGACTTAGACACGCTTCCCTCACCGCAGCACTCTCCAGCCGGTCAGCTTGCCAATACCTCAGAAACAAATACCTCGGACAGAACTTTCTCTAAAGACCTCAGTCAGATACTAGTCAATATCAAATCACGTAGATGGCGGCATTTTAGGCCTCGGACACCATCCCTACATGACGGTCACAATGATGAACTCTCCTGTAGAAAATTGTGTAGGAGTATAAATCGAACAGGGACAGCACAACCCGGGACCCAGACATGCAGTACCTCTACGCAAAGTAAAAGTGGCAGTGGCTCAGCACACTTCGGTATGTTTGTTGTTAGGACGCACATTTCTGTAGAAATGTTGGCTTCATCCACTGACTTTTGAGTATGTAGTCtactgtccccaacctttttggcgccagggactggtttcatggaagacaattttaccATGGACCGGGGGTTAAGGGGCGTAGTGGGTGGGCTGTtgtgggcggggggggggggggggtgggtgcagagctcaggctgtgatgcgcAGCCTGTTTCCTAACTGGCCGCGGCTTGGGGTTGGGGTCTGCAGGATTTATGGCTAAAAAAGTCCTTTTCTctcaaaacagttttaaaaaaagaccttGGTCTAAGTATTTATTTGAATCCTGTTGCCATAGGcacttgtgtgtatgtgtctgcatTTAA encodes:
- the EPC1 gene encoding enhancer of polycomb homolog 1 isoform X3 translates to MEHHLQRAISAQQVYGEKRDNMVIPVPEAESNIAYYESIYPGEFKMPKQLIHIQPFCLDAEQPDYDLDSEDEVFVNKLKKKMDICPLQFEEMIDRLEKGSGQQPVSLQEAKLLLKEDDELIREVYEYWIKKRKNCRGPSLIPSVKQEKRDGSSTNDPYVAFRRRTEKMQTRKNRKNDEASYEKMLKLRRDLSRAVTILEMIKRREKSKRELLHLTLEIMEKRYNLGDYNGEIMSEVMAQRQPVKPTYTIPIIPIANSSQFKHQEAMDVKEFKVNKQDKADLIRPKRKYEKKPKVLPSSAAAPQQTSPAALPVFNAKDLNQYDFPSSDEEPVSQVLSGSSEAEEENDPDGPFAFRRKAGCQYYAPHLDQTGNWPWTSPEDGGLGDVRYRYCLTTLTVPQRCIGFARRRVGRGGRVLLDRAHSDYDSMFRHLDLDTLPSPQHSPAGQLANTSETNTSDRTFSKDLSQILVNIKSRRWRHFRPRTPSLHDGHNDELSCRKLCRSINRTGTAQPGTQTCSTSTQSKSGSGSAHFAFTAEQYQQHQQQLALMQKQQLAQTQQQQASSNSSTNASQNLASNQQKSGFRLNIQGLERALQGFVSKTLDSASAQFAASALVTSEQLMGFKMKDDVVLGIGVNGVLPASGVYKGLHLSSATPAALAHTSPSAAGSALLQPSNITQTAGSHSALSHQVTAASAATAQVLIGNNIRLTVPSSVATVNSIAPISARHIPRTLSAVPSSALKLAAAANCQVSKVPPSSSVDSVPRENHESEKPALNNIADNTVAMEVT
- the EPC1 gene encoding enhancer of polycomb homolog 1 isoform X5; the protein is MEHHLQRAISAQQVYGEKRDNMVIPVPEAESNIAYYESIYPGEFKMPKQLIHIQPFCLDAEQPDYDLDSEDEVFVNKLKKKMDICPLQFEEMIDRLEKGSGQQPVSLQEAKLLLKEDDELIREVYEYWIKKRKNCRGPSLIPSVKQEKRDGSSTNDPYVAFRRRTEKMQTRKNRKNDEASYEKMLKLRRDLSRAVTILEMIKRREKSKRELLHLTLEIMEKRYNLGDYNGEIMSEVMAQRQPVKPTYTIPIIPIANSSQFKHQEAMDVKEFKVNKQDKADLIRPKRKYEKKPKVLPSSAAAPQQTSPAALPVFNAKDLNQYDFPSSDEEPVSQVLSGSSEAEEENDPDGPFAFRRKAGCQYYAPHLDQTGNWPWTSPEDGGLGDVRYRYCLTTLTVPQRCIGFARRRVGRGGRVLLDRAHSDYDSMFRHLDLDTLPSPQHSPAGQLANTSETNTSDRTFSKDLSQILVNIKSRRWRHFRPRTPSLHDGHNDELSCRKLCRSINRTGTAQPGTQTCSTSTQSKSGSGSAHFAFTAEQYQQHQQQLALMQKQQLAQTQQQQASSNSSTNASQGFVSKTLDSASAQFAASALVTSEQLMGFKMKDDVVLGIGVNGVLPASGVYKGLHLSSATPAALAHTSPSAAGSALLQPSNITQTAGSHSALSHQVTAASAATAQVLIGNNIRLTVPSSVATVNSIAPISARHIPRTLSAVPSSALKLAAAANCQVSKVPPSSSVDSVPRENHESEKPALNNIADNTVAMEVT